The genomic window TCTGGCGGTTCAGAAAAAGCTGTCCGACCATTACCCGGTCATCAGCGATCTCGAGTTCAATTGAGAACTTACAAAACACGACCTGCTGAAAACTGACAAGTAATTATTAAGTTTGCGACATGGATAACAACCTCGTTGTTTATAACACCTTGACAAGAAAAAAAGAGCTTTTCGAGCCCTTGAATCCGCCCTTTGTTGGAATGTATGTTTGCGGACCTACCGTTTACAGCGACGTACACTTAGGTAACTGCCGTACTTTCGTATCATTCGACCTGATCTATCGATATCTGCTACATTCAGGATATAACGTTAGATATGTTCGCAATATTACTGATGCCGGTCACCTCGAAGGCGATAGGGACGAAGGCGACGACAAGTTTTCGAAGAAGGCTCGTCTTGAGCAACTCGAACCCATGGAGATTGTCCAAAGGTACACCATAGGTTTTCATGATGTGATGCAGCTCTTTAACACCTTGCCTCCAGGCATAGAACCAACTGCTACCGGACATATTGCCGAGCAGATCGAGATGGTTAAGGAGATCATAAAAAATGGATATGCTTATGAAAGCAATGGCACGGTTTATTTCGATGTTGAGAAATACAGTAAGGAGTATAATTATACAGCCCTCACAAACCGCAATATAGAAGAACTGCTTGCAAACACCCGCGATCTGGGTGGGCAGGGCGACAAAAAAGGCAGGCTCGATTTTGCCTTGTGGATAAAAGCCAAACCCGAGCATATTATGCGCTGGCCTTCTCCCTGGGGCTGGGGATTCCCTGGCTGGCATATCGAATGTTCAGCGATGAGCAGTAAATACCTTGGCGAAACATTCGATATTCATGGCGGCGGAATGGATCTGGCGGCGACGCACCATACAAATGAAATTGCTCAGTCGCAAGCCTGTCACCATACACATCCCGCCCGGTACTGGCTGCATACCAATATGCTCACAGTGAACGGCACACGCATGTCAAAGTCCGCAGGAAACGGGTTCCTACCCGGAGAATTGTTCACAGGCAACCATCCTCTGCTTACCCGGGGTTATTCGCCGATGACTGTGCGTTTCTTTATGCTTCAGGCTCACTATCGCAGTACCCTGGATTTCTCGAACGAAGCGCTGGAAGCTTCCGAAAAGGGCTTCAGACGTCTGATGAATGCCATAGGCCTGCTTGATAAGCTAAAAGCTTCTGAAAAGTCGGATGTCGACATCCGGGCGCTTAAACAAAGGTGCTACGATGCGATGAACGATGATTTCAACAGTCCGGTAGCCATTGCAGAATTATTCGAAGCGGCCAGAATGATCAATAGCATCAATGACGGTAAAGCCTCTATATCTGCTGATGATCTTGAAGCGCTAAAGTCGCTGATGAACGATTTCATCTTCAACATCCTTGGATTACGGGAAGAATCTTCCCCTACAGACGATCTAGGACAGTTGGTTGAATTCATCATCAATCTCCGCCTTGAAGCTCGCGCAAACAAGGATTACGCAACGTCTGACAGGATAAGAAACGGACTGCAGGAACTGGGTATCCAGCTGAAAGACAGTAAGGATGGCACCACCTGGAGCAGAATATAGGATAAAAAACATTTTCTTTACTTTTATCGTTATTGCTGGGAATTATCCGTTAGCAGTATTATCGGCTGACCACTGATTTTATGCTGGGACAATTATTGAATATCCCGCTTTTAATCAGTGTATATTACATACATTATAAAGAACATTAATGAGATTATCTTTCAGCTTTTTATTCTTGCTTTTACTAACTGCAAATGTCTTTTCTCAGAATACCGCTGACAAAGTGAGCCAGCTCCTGGCTGCCGAAAATTATTTTAACGCCCTGGTAAAAGAAAAAGGGTTAAAAAAAGCTTTCCTTTCCGTGTCCGACAATAGTACCGTCGCATTCAGGCCCAATCCTGTGCCGGCCCAGAAATTTTATAAAGATCAGCCTGACAGCATTGGCTTTCTGAGCCTTGACCCGGTATATGCCAAGATCTCCAAGAGTGGCGACTGGGGCTTTACCGCCGGACCCTATATATTTAAACAAAGAGAAAGCGACACACAAGCGTTTTACGGCACCTATGTTTCCGTATGGAAAAAGAACAGTAAAAATGTATGGAAACTGGCGATGGACGCCGGAGTATCCCATAAAAAGCCTTCAGCAGAGCTCAAGAGGCTATATATCAACCCCCGAAACGAAATTTTTCTTCATCAGCGCTCCAACACACGACTTCAGCAACGTGAAGATATTGTATTTAGCTCGGATAAGCTGCTTGCAACCATTACAAAAGCAGATAACAAGATTGCACAGAATGAGTTCCTGACTGATAACAGCTGGCTGCTATTTCCGGGCAACGAACCTGTAGTTGGTAAAAAAGCAATAATGGAGTTCTGGAAAACGAAAGGATATAAGGCCATCACAGAACCGGTAAAGGCCGACCGTTCCTATAGCGGCGAAATTGCCTACACGTACGGCAATGCAACCATTCTTGCCAAGAAATACAATTACATCCGGATATGGGAAGTCCAGCCAGGGTATAAATGGAATGTCATCATGGAAGTCTTTACTGAAGCTGAGTAAGGTAAAAGCAGAAAGGTGAAAGCGAAAAGCTGAGATCTGTTACAAAAGTCTTTTTATCATCTGCTCAACCGATATCCCTTCTGCTTCGGCTTTATAGTTTCTCACTATACGATGCCTGAGAATGGGTTCTGCCACAGCCTGAACATCTTCTATGTCGGGAGAGTATTTTCCCGATATCGCTGCATGACATTTAGCGCCCAGCACCAGATATTGTGAAGCTCGCGGCCCTGCTCCCCAACTGAGATACTTGTTTACTTCTTCGGTAGCCAGTGTAGTACCCGGGCGGGTTCTGGCAGCTAAAGAGACGGCATACTCAAGAACATGGTCGGTTACCGGCACGTTGCGTATCAGTCGTTGAAAATATTCAATCTCTTCGGCGTTCAGGATCTTTCGAAGTTCCACCTGCTTGTTGGCAGTCGTGTTTTTTACCACCCTCAGTTCTTCTTCAAAAGAAGGGTAAGATAACAACACATTAAACATGAAGCGGTCCAGCTGAGCTTCCGGAAGGGGATAGGTTCCCTCCTGCTCAATAGGGTTTTGAGTAGCCAGTACAAAAAAAGGCCGGGGCAGCGGATAGGTTGTACCTCCAACGGTTACAATCTTTTCCTGCATAGCTTCCAATAGAGCGGCTTGCGTCTTAGGGGGAGTGCGGTTAATCTCGTCGGCCAGAATGATATTAGAGAATACCGGCCCCTTAAGAAACTTAAATACACGTTCTTCGCCGAGAATTTCAGAACCCAGAATGTCCGAAGGCATCAGGTCGGGAGTAAACTGCACCCTGTTGTAACTCAGATCCAGTACCCGCGCCAGTGTGTTTACCAGAAGTGTTTTTGCAAGTCCCGGCACGCCTACTAAAAGACAATGCCCATTGCTGAATATCGAGATAAGTACAGATTTAACAACATCCTCCTGCCCTATAATGACATTGCCAATCTCCTTCCTTATCTCATTGTATGAAGCACTTAATGCATCAATT from Arcticibacter tournemirensis includes these protein-coding regions:
- the cysS gene encoding cysteine--tRNA ligase, yielding MDNNLVVYNTLTRKKELFEPLNPPFVGMYVCGPTVYSDVHLGNCRTFVSFDLIYRYLLHSGYNVRYVRNITDAGHLEGDRDEGDDKFSKKARLEQLEPMEIVQRYTIGFHDVMQLFNTLPPGIEPTATGHIAEQIEMVKEIIKNGYAYESNGTVYFDVEKYSKEYNYTALTNRNIEELLANTRDLGGQGDKKGRLDFALWIKAKPEHIMRWPSPWGWGFPGWHIECSAMSSKYLGETFDIHGGGMDLAATHHTNEIAQSQACHHTHPARYWLHTNMLTVNGTRMSKSAGNGFLPGELFTGNHPLLTRGYSPMTVRFFMLQAHYRSTLDFSNEALEASEKGFRRLMNAIGLLDKLKASEKSDVDIRALKQRCYDAMNDDFNSPVAIAELFEAARMINSINDGKASISADDLEALKSLMNDFIFNILGLREESSPTDDLGQLVEFIINLRLEARANKDYATSDRIRNGLQELGIQLKDSKDGTTWSRI
- a CDS encoding AAA family ATPase, coding for MTYSSDIEGIDALSASYNEIRKEIGNVIIGQEDVVKSVLISIFSNGHCLLVGVPGLAKTLLVNTLARVLDLSYNRVQFTPDLMPSDILGSEILGEERVFKFLKGPVFSNIILADEINRTPPKTQAALLEAMQEKIVTVGGTTYPLPRPFFVLATQNPIEQEGTYPLPEAQLDRFMFNVLLSYPSFEEELRVVKNTTANKQVELRKILNAEEIEYFQRLIRNVPVTDHVLEYAVSLAARTRPGTTLATEEVNKYLSWGAGPRASQYLVLGAKCHAAISGKYSPDIEDVQAVAEPILRHRIVRNYKAEAEGISVEQMIKRLL